From the Lathyrus oleraceus cultivar Zhongwan6 chromosome 3, CAAS_Psat_ZW6_1.0, whole genome shotgun sequence genome, the window GCTAGTGGGTTTTTCCACCATAATCCACAATAACGGCGCCGCAAAGCGGCCGGTATGGCGGGATTTTGCCTCTCCGCCATGGACCGCCATCTGCCATCGACAACACTGCTTCTATGTCATAAGTTAATTTGCATATCATCAGTGTCATCAAGCTGAAGTTTCTGCATCTTAAATTAATCAAAAAATTTAAGTTAGTTGTCCttcactttttttttttttcattttaaaacTAGGCTTCAAAATGTATCTTGACTATCTCCTTTAGCATTTGAGCTTATCCATTTTTGCATATCCTACTCTTTCATATACAATCTCTTCACTATTATTGTGCAAGAGTGGTTGGCTTTATGGCCTATCCTTAACTTATACTTTTGTAATCTGGTTTCAATCCCAATTTCTAGAGGAAGGATCTTCATCACTAGTGTATTTTACATACATCTTTAGATACCTTTTACCCAAAAACATCTCAAATTCAACACATTGTGCCCTGAGTCCCAACATTCACATATTGTGAAATATCAAATTATCAAAAGTCTACCCTAAAATgtattaaaatattatttttatttttagttatCAATTTATCAATTAACTTACCATAGCTTTTTGAGGATAAGCCCCAGTCATGAATTGTCTTTTACTGATGActgatttaatttattttttatttagGTACCTTGCCCACATGTTGTTGATCCTGCCTCAAAATATATTTCTTTGATAATTCCTGCATTTAACGAGGAACATAGACTTCCTAGTGCACTTGAGGAAACTATGATGTAAGTCATAGTATATCCCTTTCTGTTTATATCAAGATGTTAATGACATGTTTGACCTTCCCTTCCTTGAGGAAAAAAGTTGGAACAACCATAGTATGCAATCAACAAAAGGGAAAATCCAAGCTTGTAATAGttatataaatttaaaatttatatGCACTTTTGTATGGCCCCATTTATTTGAATGGGCTATACTTCGTACATAGACCAGTGACGTAACTGTTGATATTGTGAAGTAGTATAGCATTTATTGTTTGTTGCTATCATGAGGATAATTTTACTCATGCTTTTGCCGTTTTGCATTGTAGTTATCTGCAACACCGTGCTTCAAAGGACCCTTCTTTTTCATATGAGGTATTTCCAGTTCCATTCTCTTGGAATGTTGTATAAGAATATAGCTCATTGTCTTGAAATTACGGACTTATGATATAGTTGTAAAGTAAACTATATATTACACCATGTGAAACATGATATGTTGATCTTTCAAATGCTTTTTTGGACTTGCATAAAATAGGCTCTATTTCACTCATAAACTTTACTTAAATTAAACTGAAATTACTATCAATATCCATTCAGATCATTTTGGCCCGAGATAGTATATTTGAACCTCCTTGCCTGACATACTTTGTTTTAAATATGTTTGTACTTCACATCTTTCCATGGTTACACTTTGTTGATCTCTTAATCAATGGTCACGGGCAGGTTGTAATTATTGATGATGGAAGTGTTGATGGGACTAAAAGAGTAGCTTTCGAATTTGTTAGGAAATACACAGTAGACAAGGTAAGGGTCATCCTTCTTGGAAGAAATCATGGCAAGGGAGAAGCAATCAGAAAAGTAAGTCTAATTTAAAATATAATCTTTTGAAATGTACTCTTATATTGAATAGTTGTCACATTATGCTTGTGAATCTTCATTAATTAAGGCTTTCTTCTTTCCTTGAAAGCATGGTATTACAGGGAATGTTGCACTCACGAGGTGAATTACTTCTCATGCTCGATGCTGATGGAGCAACCAAGATCACTGACCTAGAAAAACTTGAAAATCAGGTTACTGAAATGTTATGATGTGCATTTTTTACAGATATATGACTATTTTACTTTATATTTCTAGTTGCAGATGTTGATATGAATAGTCTCTACTGTTTTGCTGTCAGATTCGAGCTGTTGCCAAAAAGGATGGAGATTCAAGTGGTAGTGATCCTAGCTTTAGAATATCTGATACCCCTGTTGTTGTATTTGGTTCACGAGCTCATCTAGAGGAGAAAGCTTTGGCTACAGTTAAGCACAGCCTTCTCCATTCTTTGTTTTCTTGTTCCCATGTGATACGTCATCAGGTTGAATAACCTTGCTTAACACCTGCAGAGGAAGTGGTACCGCAATTTTTTAATGAAGGGGTTCCATCTTGTGGTTTTATTGGCTGCTGGTCCTGGAATTCGTGATACACAGGTAATTGTCTACTTCATTAACTTGTGACCTTGCATTCTGATTTCAGTACCCCAATGGTTGGCATACTAGTTTTTCATTGATGCTATTTTTTGCAAAAGCTTTTGCATACATACTAACATGAATATGTGTTGATTTTCTGTTTTATTCACTACTTTTGCTTGTGCATGTATATTTCATTTTGGTTTTTATTGTGTCTGATATTGACTTGGTACATTCACAGTGTGGTTTCAAGATGTTTACTAGGGCTGCAGCTAGGAAACTCTTTTCAAATGTCCGCTTGAAAAGGTGATTTTTCTGAGCACTTTATAGACTGCAATAATTTATTGAATGTTGAAAGGGCGTTACTTCAAAACTGAGTAATAATAGAAAACCGATTATTCTTACCTTATTATGTCAGTAAATTGTTCGGACAATCTTTACCTCTTGCGTGGTATTTAGTCTCTACTATTATTCATTTTTATTCTATGTCTTATTTGTTGTATCATTAGCCTATCTCGTCCACACTCCAAAGGTTCTAATATGGAAGCGAACATATGTATTTGCAATACTCTAAATATATGAAGGAAAATTACACACATAATTCCTTGGGTTTATTATATATCTTGTATTTAGACCATAATTATTTGCTAGGAGCTATTTGATATTATCGAAAAACAAGCATTTTATTATCCATAAAAGGAAGAGCAAATCTTGACTTGTTATAAGATCTCTCACTAATATATTTCTCTTTAAACTGCATTGTTAACATATTCCCAATCAAAAGGGCTTCGTGTTAAGCATTAACTCCATGGCAAGGCATTGATTTAGCAGGATTCTATGTTTTAATTGCTGTGTTTCTATAACTCATCCTGCCTTCTCCACCAAAATGCTAAACAAAATTGAATAAAAGGCAATTCCCTACCCTTTAATTGCCTGATATCTATATGATTTATCTTGCTAAGAGTTACTAATCTAACATTTATCCTGTTAAATACTTTAAGTTTTATCAACTTAGAGATCTATTGAAGAATCCCATTTTTCTCTCTTTTGTTCACACTGTTGGCCAGAGTTCCCCAACTAGAGGTAGAGGAAGACCTAGAAACTATAAGAGAAACTATTAAGAAAGATCCCGAGATTGACGAGTTGAATGGAAACATGATCTTTGATAGAACATTATAGTGTAACTTGATCCATGTAGCCGACCCGAGTTAGTGGGACAAGGCTTGGTTATTGTTGGGCAGAGTTCCTCATCTACATATGTCAACATTGTTGTACTCTAATTTCCTGTATGTAGTCTTCTCATAAATACAGAAAAATAGAAGCTAATCACTATCGTGCATTTAGATATTATATCTGCACTCGTAAAATTGCCCCCTTGCTTTCCTCTATTATTTGGTATAAGTTTTCTTGTAAAGCCTCTTAGTAAAATCGAGTCTATTACTAGGTAGTCAATAGTGGCCTGGAGTGCTGCTATCCCGGCGGTTCGTGGCGGGGAGGAGGCTGTCTGCAGTGGTAAGGCTGGTGGTGGTGCGGAATAGGGTCGCGGGCACTCCTAGGTTTTGCAGGTCGCGGCCTGGAGCGGATTCTGGGCCGCTTTTTGATTTTTCACTTGAAAAATCAAAATTACCCGTTATAATTAAAATTTTTTAAGGGTAATTTAGGCTTTTTGCTTTCGTTTGGAGTTGCAAACTGTTTCAAGGCTTCAAGCTCGTCGTTCTCTCTGCAGTTCGTTCATCCTCCTTCAACCTTCATCTTCCCTATGCTATCATCTTTTCTTTTTCTTACTTCTTTAACTCATTTCTTTTTCCCTTTGTTTTTTCCCtcttcttttttatcttttacTCATTTATTTCCCCCTCATTTCTTTTCCTTCTTCCTTTCCTCtctgtttttttttttcatttcctTCCTTCTTCTTTTGTACTCTGTTTTGTCTCTTGTTATTTGTTGGCCTTAATCCTATTTTTGATTCTGTTTTCCCCCCTGTTTTCAGTCTCATGGCAACATCATCTATAATTTTTTGCTCATTTAATGTTTTGATTAAGACTTGTTGATGTTGATTGAGTGTTTTGATTAAAACTGGTTGATGTTGATCGAGTGTTTTGATTAGGACTTGTGGGCTGAGTGTTTTTTTATTAAGCTTTGTGTTTGATATATGGATGTTTTATGGGTTTGAAGTTATTAATCTTACAGTTAGATGTATCTTTATGCTTATAATATAATTCATGGAAATTTATCCAAAACTTGTTAAAAAATATCTGTCCCGCTATCCCATTTTTGGGGTTGGCCGTTCCTTGTCGCTATCCGGGATTGACTACCTAAGTCTATTATGAAAAAAGTAGGCTGTTCTGTCTCATTTTTCTATAATTTACTTGAAAGAATATTAAAAATAGAAGGTCGTGAAGGAAATGATCTGATCTGATTCTTTTATCTTGTaaggattttttttttaaactcTTCAATCGTTGGTTCTGTGACTAATACAAGCACCACTTGGATTGTATACAACTCTTGGAAAAAATAAGAATTATAACTGACATGAACTAgaaagtcataatgaacagtgTTTTGTATTTCTGGAAGATAATTCATGCATAAAATTTTCTATTGTTATATAGTATCATTGAATATAAATGTCTTGTTTGGCTTCTTCCACTGTACCAAAATTTAGATTATGGAGGAGCAAGCCTAATCTGAAAATAATGCAATTGACATTTAATGCAAGTGAAAATTAAGTATCTTTTAGATGATAAAAGATATTTTGTTGTTCTGAAAGATAAATTGATTATTGAGGAAGCCTAATCTGAGAATAATGCAATTGACATTCAGTAGAACTGAAAATTAAGTATCTGAGAATAATGCAAGCTTTCTGCCATTTACACATACTCTATAACCATATATATACTGAAAGCTTTATACTTTTCTTAAATAGTCTGTCATTCTCTGCAGGTGGTGCTTTGATGTTGAATTGGTCTTTTTGTGCAAGTGGTTTCAGATCCCAATTTCGGAAATTTCTGTAATTTGGTCTGAGATTCCGGGATCCAAAGTGAATCTTCTTAGTATACCAAACATGGTTTGGGAGCTTCTGCTAATGTCCGTAGGGTACAGGATTGGTATATGGAGAATTTCTAATTCCACCTAAGCTTCAATGCATCAATATTGGGAAGAAAATTGGCATTTTCCTATCCACAGAGTGACATGTTAATGATAAATTTAAAGTTTGTAGGTGGTCATAACCTTGGATGGGGTCATGAatgctttgttttttttttccctttttgtttttttACTGTTGTTATTTCTACTAGGGAAAAAGTATTCAACAGTTCATAATTTTACCATTTAGTGTTGTTATTTCTTACCTAGTTAACATACTCCCCAGAAAAATAAAGCATTTAACCCATGGAATTCTCGCGATTGCAATGTTTTAAAATCTGAATCGGTCATTAATACAGTCAAGTTATTGGGTTACTGGTCGGCCAGTGGGTCATTGATTGTTCTAGTTCAAATTCAGTTTAtacaaattaaaaaatatattaataaaataaaattctgatataaatttcaaaacTATAAAATCTACAATAGAAAATTGTATAAATTTATTTATGTAAATAAGTTGAATAACAATCTTAAATAAAATTCTAACTTTCAAACATAACAATTTGTTAATGCTTTTAAATTAACAAAATTTGAAAAAGTAATTGTATCATATTATTATTATAAACTAATAAACTAATATTAAACATAAACATATATTATACTCTATAAATagttaaaaataaaatatataatagATCTTCTATCGTGTTCATGGTGCTTTTGACAGTGGTCGCGATGAGTCACTTGTTAGACGCACATTTTGCTGTTTAAATAGAAAACGATGCAATTTTTTCAAGCGTTAAGAATTTCATCATAGAAAGTGACGACAAAGACTTCTACAACAAGAATTTTTAGAATTTTGAAGTCATTGGAGACTATATTTCTCGTTGAAACCCATGTACTCTTCACATAAACTTATGGTAATGATTTACATCATTGCGAGTAACTAGATTTCTCTTGATTATGATTGCTTGATGTTACTTGAACGAATTgataatatatattatattaaattATTACTTTTGTGTTTATTGTTGTAGAGATTATTGACCAAAACTATACCGATCGAAAATAAAGTAATTGTTCAAATTAGTAATTAATTAGGAATAAGTAATTATAAGTTGTGACAATGGAAATAACGCACTTAGATCATCTAATTTTACTATCCAACTCGCCTAACTAATTAGGGAATTGTAGTACAAATTAGTGAATTGTACACCAAAGAATTGAGTATAGTGGTATTTTTAATTCTCTGTAAACCCATGTCGCGCTgcaaaaaatacagagtcgccaccggattttatttattccaaaggaaaggttaaatatcgataaaaccccaAAATAATGGTCAGCGCAACCAAGAGCGAATTCAGGAGTcaattatgcaaggggaaggtattagcacccctcacatccgcTGTACTCAATCGGAACCACTTTGCTTGTTCTTCGTACACATGAGTGTTATTATCTGAAGGTTACTTGCTATTGGATAATGGAGaaaaaaaattaagttttaaattagtgtactcgccaagatcttgcaatcatgtgcctacgtatcctcatagtgcaataaggaaatcagaaCTCCGTAGCTCCGAGTAGAAAATAGTGGGTGTTGGTTGTTTTTTAGTAGACAATGTTAACATTCACGTTCTAGAAGTTAACGTTGCTTGTATGCTCGCGTATGGGAGACTTAAGCGTTTGTTTGTTTGCGGTAGAATTCATGTGCTTGGATCAcattctagcagttaaacattatTTGTATGCTCACGTATGAGAGACTTAAAGCATTGTTCATACCACGGTAGAAAGGAAGTAACATGTCCTTTGTGAAAAGGTGTTAGATGCCCTAAGACGGAAAATTGGATTTGGTAAGTTGTGGTTGATTTTTAGAATTGGAGACAAGTATCAGACCACAAGgtaggtgtaacacctcaaaatttgccctcttctcttgggactagcattaacattgtacatatcattttaggtcattaggcatttcatattgcatatcatgtggttacattgtgcaagctatcttcccaagtcttgatcagaagatgaggaagtcaaagtgcaagcctagggtttattgactgatcatgggccatctgaggattggactgtgaattagggtttcatgattctcaatggacattgatcttcatcttaattgcaatggtacatcatcatcatcatggttggttaaaatcagaagaatcaagtgttgaagctcattccttgagattagggttttgaccactggtcaaccctaatcagttgcatgggccatctgaggattggactgtgaattagggtttcatgattctcaatggacattgatcttcatcttgattgcaatggtacatcatcatcatcatggttggttaacatcagaagaatcaagtgttgaagctcattccttgagattagggttttgaccactggtcaaccctaatcagttgcattgggccagtcagggcatgatcaggagatggggcttatgatggttatggggttcattctatgattatattgagctaattgaggctagggtttcacccttgagccatt encodes:
- the LOC127128184 gene encoding uncharacterized protein LOC127128184 — protein: MELLCLIVTLAVILVLGFVFVIFFEAYRRRNNHQHIEVPAIFEDPNSLKQVPCPHVVDPASKYISLIIPAFNEEHRLPSALEETMIYLQHRASKDPSFSYEVVIIDDGSVDGTKRVAFEFVRKYTVDKVRVILLGRNHGKGEAIRKGMLHSRGELLLMLDADGATKITDLEKLENQIRAVAKKDGDSSGSDPSFRISDTPVVVFGSRAHLEEKALATRKWYRNFLMKGFHLVVLLAAGPGIRDTQCGFKMFTRAAARKLFSNVRLKRWCFDVELVFLCKWFQIPISEISVIWSEIPGSKVNLLSIPNMVWELLLMSVGYRIGIWRISNST